From one Amphiura filiformis chromosome 13, Afil_fr2py, whole genome shotgun sequence genomic stretch:
- the LOC140168390 gene encoding uncharacterized protein: MKNKQVDKHRENMKDNKMDNLLAPFLAFIVLEFGFAMAVNALYDEDGGEDHNTTQQVAPVGTINSDISTYYYVFAIWGIIYALQVCWIGYTLYGVSKKYKFGSAYVHPPLFCTS; the protein is encoded by the exons atgaaaaacaaacaagtgGACAAACACAGAG AAAACATGAAGGATAACAAAATGGATAACCTTCTTGCGCCATTTTTGGCATTCATTGTGCTAGAATTTGGCTTTGCTATGGCTGTGAATGCACTATACGACGAGGATGGAGGCGAAGATCACA ATACTACCCAACAAGTAGCACCAGTGGGGACCATCAATTCGGACATCTCAACATACTACTATGTTTTCGCAATCTGGGGTATCATTTACGCTTTACAAGTCTGTTGGATCGGGTACACTCTATACGGAGTTAGCAAGAAATATAAATTTGGCTCAGCCTATGTTCATCCACCGTTGTTCTGTACATCATAG